The following nucleotide sequence is from Chloroflexia bacterium SDU3-3.
CTGGGCATCTAGGATGCTGTCGGGGCGGGCGAAGTAGATATACTCGAACAGGCAGGTGGCGCGCTCGGGCGCGGGGATGCGCGAGACGGTGTGCGGGCCGTTCTCGTTGATCGCCACGATCTCGCCCGGCTCGATCTCGCGCACCACCTCCGCGCCGATGGTGGCCAGCGCGCAGGTCTCGGAGGCGACCACCCAGCCGTTCTCGCCGATGCGGCCAAGGCACAGCGGGTGCAGGCCCCACGGGTCGCGCACGGCGAACAGGCTATCTTTGGTGAGCACGGTCAGGCAGTAGGCACCCTGGGCGCGCACCATGAAGACGCGCATCTTCTCCTCCCAGGTGCGGCCCTCGCCGCCCGCCAGCATCTGGATCACCACCTCGCTGTCGCTGGTGGAGCTGAGGCCCACGCCGCGCTGCAGCAGCTCCTGCCGCAGCTGCACGGCGTTCGTCAGGTTGCCGTTGTGGCCCACCGCCAGCGGCCCCAGCGCGCTTTCCACGACGAAAGGCTGGGCGTTGAGCAGCTTCGAGGAGCCGGTGGTCGAGTAGCGGGTGTGGCCAATAGCGATGTGGCCACCCAGGGGACGCAGCTTGTCTTCGTTGAAAACCTGCGAGACCAGACCCATGTCCTTATGCAGATTGATCCGGCGACCATCCGTCACCGCGATACCGGCGCTCTCCTGGCCGCGGTGCTGCAGCGCATAGAGGCCAAAGAACGTCAGACGCGCGACATCTTCGCTTGGTGCATAAATGCCAAAGACACCACATTCGTGCTGTGGTTTATCCTCAAACATGGATATCGTTCCTTATGTGTGATTCTGCGCCTGCCCGATAAGCCGGGCTGGTTTCAACCAAGGCTGCGTGTTGGTATTATACCATTTCACAACCGAGCGAAACGAACGAAAGGGAAGCGGGTTCCCCTACGTTCTGTAAAGGAGCAGACATGGAGCTTGCGGAGATCATGCGGCTGAACGAGGGCCGTGGCCTGGGGCACACGCTGGGCATCGAGCTGGTGGAGGCCACGCCGGATCGCGTGGTGATGCGCATGGAGGTGGGCGAGCGGGTGCAGCAGCCCTTCGGCTTCCTGCATGGCGGCGCGTCGGTGGCGCTGGCCGAGACGGTGGCCAGCGTGGGCGGGCTGCTGGGCTGCCCGCCGGGCAAGGCCGTGTTCGGGCAAGAGATCAACGCCAACCACCTGCGGCCCAAGCAGGGCGGCGCGCTGGTGGCCACCGGCTGGCCGCTGCACCGCGGGCGCACCACCCAGGTCTGGCAGATCGAGATCGCGGGCGAGGATGGCAAGCTGGTGTGCGTCTCGCGCTGCACGCTGGCGGTGGTGGACGCGCGGCAGTAGCGCGGCCTAGCGCGGGCGAGGCGGCGGCGGCTGGCTCGCCCGCGCGGGCGTGGGCAGATCTTCTAGGTTTCGGTGAAGAAGAAATCCATATAAATTAAAATCACTATGTTAGACGTAAATCTCTACTCAGACACTCATAAAGAACTTACTCTCTACCCAAGAAAACACCTTCATCACCATGCTTCTTATCACCCATCCTTTTAAATATAAAAACCATTAATTCCCTCTCATCTTTAAAGTAAACCAAAGGCAATAAAACTTTATCATTATTACCGTATATATACAAATAATTACCGTCTTCTCTAATCTCCTTGACATCCTTCCAATCTATGAATATCTTCTTAAATCTATTTTGATATACACCATCATCTGATATAACAATCGAGCAGCATAAAGCGATTAAATACACGATACCAATAACCCCTAAGCCCAACATGGTCATTACTAACGTTATCTCCAACAAACTCAAACCTAGTTTATCACCAGAAAAGGCAAATCCAACCCCATTAAAATTCAAAGCAAACATAAACATCAACCACACTAACACACATATAGTCATACAAAATAAAGCCATAAACCAAATTTTATTATTACTTACGCGATTTTTCATAAAAAACCCACTACTCTTCATTCACAGCTATTTCCGCCATATTTACGTGAATCCCATTCAGACAACCACCACAAACAAAATATAGTTGCTATTTCTCATCATATGCGAGAAGCCACACGCCAAGCGTCCCATCCCAGGAGGATGAGAGAAGCCACGCGCCATCTGGGCTGATAGCGCACCCCGAGACCAGCGCCTCGTGGCCGCGCAGGCAGCAGCGCTCGTGGCCGGTGGCGGCATCCCAAAGGCGCAGGGTCTCGTCTCGCGATGCTGAAACAACCCACCGTCCATCGGGACTCCACGCGCAGGCCTCCACCGCGCTCTCGTGGCCAACAAAGGTTCGCACCGCTGCGCCGCTGTGGAGATCCCACATGCGCAGCGTTCTATCCTCGGAGCTGGAGAGCGCCCAGCGGCTGGTTGGATCGACGCAGCAGCTTTCAACCTCATCCGTATGCCCCAGCAGCGTAGCACGCAACTGGCCAGACCGTGCATCCCATACCCTTACTGAAGCATCCCAGGAGGTTGAGACGATCACCGCCTCATCAGGGCTAAGCGCGCAGCTTGTCACATATTCCTCGTGGCCGCGCAGCACCAGCCGCGTGGTGCCCGAGGCCACATCCCACACCCGCAGCGTCTCATCATCGGAAGCAGACACCAGCCATGTGCCATCCGCGCTCCACGCGCAGCCGCTCACATAGCTCGTATGGCCGCGCAAAGTGCGGCAAAGCGTCCCCGCGCGGGCATCCCAC
It contains:
- a CDS encoding WD40 repeat domain-containing protein, encoding MPLPTSAQRIRLIDGHNDYVNTCAIAPDGRWAVSGVGGIFPTHGVLKLWDAQSWQLLATLEGHEDYVTSCAVSRDGAWIASCSVDHTVRLWDARAGTLCRTLRGHTSYVSGCAWSADGTWLVSASDDETLRVWDVASGTTRLVLRGHEEYVTSCALSPDEAVIVSTSWDASVRVWDARSGQLRATLLGHTDEVESCCVDPTSRWALSSSEDRTLRMWDLHSGAAVRTFVGHESAVEACAWSPDGRWVVSASRDETLRLWDAATGHERCCLRGHEALVSGCAISPDGAWLLSSSWDGTLGVWLLAYDEK
- a CDS encoding PaaI family thioesterase; this encodes MELAEIMRLNEGRGLGHTLGIELVEATPDRVVMRMEVGERVQQPFGFLHGGASVALAETVASVGGLLGCPPGKAVFGQEINANHLRPKQGGALVATGWPLHRGRTTQVWQIEIAGEDGKLVCVSRCTLAVVDARQ
- the purF gene encoding amidophosphoribosyltransferase, giving the protein MFEDKPQHECGVFGIYAPSEDVARLTFFGLYALQHRGQESAGIAVTDGRRINLHKDMGLVSQVFNEDKLRPLGGHIAIGHTRYSTTGSSKLLNAQPFVVESALGPLAVGHNGNLTNAVQLRQELLQRGVGLSSTSDSEVVIQMLAGGEGRTWEEKMRVFMVRAQGAYCLTVLTKDSLFAVRDPWGLHPLCLGRIGENGWVVASETCALATIGAEVVREIEPGEIVAINENGPHTVSRIPAPERATCLFEYIYFARPDSILDAQTLHATRVAQGRELAKESPVEADVVIPVPDSAVPAAIGFAQQSGIPYSEGLIKNRYIGRTFIQPDDRLRKVGVQLKFNPLADNLDGKRVVLIDDSIVRGNTSGPIVRLLREAGAKEVHLRVSSPPIRHPCFFGVDMATYPELIAHRMSVPEIQDYLGVDSLSYLSLDGLIRSTGKPSGGFCQGCFSGRYPIDIEFIEKAAFEH